The Tripterygium wilfordii isolate XIE 37 chromosome 21, ASM1340144v1, whole genome shotgun sequence genome segment GTTTGTTTGCTTTCTACTCGTAATGTTGCATTTGCTAGGTTACTAGCTCAAATCATTTGTTTACGTGCACAATTCCCAGATTATCCCATTAAGTCAATACGACTGGATAATGCTGGTGAATTTACTTCTCAAACTTTTAATGATTTTTGCATGTCACTCAGAAATGATGTTGAGCATCCTGTTGCTCATGTTCATACACAAAATGGTTTAGCAGAATCTTTAATAAAACGCTTACAATTAATTACTAAACCACTACTCATGAAAAGTTAACTACCTGTTGTTGCTTGGGGACATGCTATTTTACATGCAGCATCTTTAATTCGAATTCGACCTTCTGCATATCATACATATTCACCTTTACAATTAGTGTTAGGTCATCAACCTAATATTTCTCATTTACTTGTTTTTTGGATGTGTTGTTTATGTTCCTATTTCACCTCCTCAACGTACTAAAATGGGACCACAACATCATCTTGGTATTTATGTTGGTTTTGACTCACCTTCTATTATTAGATATTATGAACCATTGACAGGTGAGATTTTCAAAGCTCGAtttgttgattgtcattttgatGAATCAGTTTTTCCTCCTTTAGAAAAAAGAGAATTTTCAAGCATATAAACATAAAGAGATTGATTGGAATACCTTCACACAAGCTCATTTTGATCCCCGTACCAAACAGTGTGAACATGAGGTACAAAGGATTGTGCATTTGCAAGGTATAGCTAACCAGCTACCTGATTCTTTTACTGATACATCAAAAGTGTTACAATCACATGTTCTAGCTAGAAATGCACTAGCACGTATTAACGTCCCAGATGGACAAATAGAACATAATGAGATACAACCACGTCAGAAATGTGGCAGACCAATAGGTGTGAAAGATAGATTTCCTCGGAAGAGAAATGCACAGGTGTCTACTAAACCTCTTGAAGAGGATGCACTAGCAAAGCTAGCTCCTGAAGAGTTTATTCCAGAAAAATCCATATCCCAACATTCAACACAAGAAGTGGTACCTTCTGACAAGGTACCAATATCTGAAAATAATTACAATGAGTGCTCTATGCATAATGATGAAAGTTGGGATAGACGACACATTATCATAAATGATATATTTGCATATGCAATTGCAGTTGACATTACCAATGGTACTGAGGATCCTGAACCTCAATCTATCAATGAATGTCAATGTAGACATGATTGGTTGAAATGGAAAGATGCAATCACAGCAAAATTAAATTTTCTAGTGAAAAGAAAAGTTTTTGGACCAATAGTCCGGACACCAAAAGATGTTCAACCCATTGGATATAAATGGATATTTGTGCGCAAAGGAAATGAAAAGAATGAAATCACAAGATATAAAGCAAGACTTGTGGCACAAGGTTTCTCGCAGAAGCCAGACATTGACTACGAAAAAACATATTCTCCTGTTATGGATGGAATCACCGTTTCAATTTCTAATTGGTTTAGCTATTACTAAACGATTAGATATACGACTAATGGACGTAGTCACAGCATATTTATATGGCTCGTTAGATGCtgaaatatatatgaaaatccCTGATGGTTTTAAATTgccagaaacaaaatcaaaagagtTATATTCCATTAAACTTCAACGATCGCTATATGGATTAAAACAATCCGGACGTATGTGGTATAACAGACTCACAGAATATCTTGTTAAACAAGGATATGTACATGATTTAGTTTGTCCTTGTGTTTTTATCAAAAAGACAGAGTCTGGCTTTGCAATAATTGCTGTATACGTTGATGATCTTAATTTAATTGAGACTCCTGAAGAGCTCACTCACGCCGCTGATTACTTAAAAGCagaatttgaaatgaaagatcTTGGAAAGACTAGATACTCTCTTGGTCTACAGATTGAGCATCTGTCTAATGGTGTTTTTATCCATCAATCAAATTATACCCAGAAGGTATTACGACAATTTTATATGGATAAAACTCACTCCTTGAGTTCTCCTATGGTGGTATGTTCACTTGATATTAACAAAGATCCATTCCGACCTGCAGATAAGGAGGAGCCATTACTTGGTCCAGAAGTACCCTATTTAAGTGCTATTGGTTCTTTGATGTATCTTGCTAACAATACACGTCCTGATATTTCATTCTTAGTTAATTTATTGGCAAGATATAGTTCTGCTCCTACTCGAAGACATTGAAATGGAATCAAGCATATTCTACGATATTTACAGGGAACTGTGGATTTAGGCTTATATTATTCCTTTGATTCTAAGCTTGAATTAATAGGATATGCTGATGCCGGATATCTATCTGATCCTCATAATGCGAAATCCCAAAATGGTTATATTTTCCTCTATGGAAACACAACTATTTCTTGGAAATCTATGAAACAGACGCTTACAACTACTTCTTCAAATCATGCTGAGATCATAGCTCTTTATGAAGCTGGTAGAGAAGCTATGTCACTACGACGAATGACTTGGTATATTCAGAAAAATTGTGGATTTCCATTGATCACAGATACTCCGACAGTAATATACGAAGATAATGCTGCTTGTATAGTACAACTCCAAGGTGGCTATATTAAAGGTAACAATATTAAGCACATTTCTCCAAAGTTTTTCTGTACCGATGATCTCCAGAAGAAAACAAGACAAGTAAATGTCCAACAGATCCGTTCTTGTAATAACCTAGCAGATTTATTCACTAAAGCCCTGCCATCAACAACATTCAAGAAGTTGACACATAATATTGGTATGCGCCAACTCAAAGAACTTTCCTGAAGAAAGTTACATATAAATCAGGGGGAGTAATCACAACATTATGGATAATACTCTTTTTCCTTTGCTCAACGTTTTTATCCCACAGAGTTTTTCGTTGACAAGGTTTTAATGAGGCTATTCTAGCCCACATGGATCCAAGTCAGACATAAGAAGGATGTACTCTTTTCCTTCACTAAGGTTTTTATCCCACTGGGTTTTTCCTTAGTAAGGTTTTTAACAAGGCATATTTACCTTGTGTTAATGATCATCCAAGGGGGAGTGttgtgatatatatatcataaagtGGATGATAATTATCTATATACTATTCACTTTTGCACTTCATTGCCAAATATCAATATGATATACATGTGTAAGTAATTTATGAAGGTAaaagatgtatatatatggtaaaAAGCTATTTTGCATgggatatgaatatatatatatataagagaaaAACATATGCGTTGGTGAACACTTTTGATTGTATCTATATTTCATAATAGTTTTCACGattttgctgttcattttttttcaaaagactAAACTGCACTCTAGTTTTGTATATTTACAATTATGCCACAATCTATTTACAGCTTTACCCTTCTATTCAATTTACTATTCTTTTATGATCTATATTCATAACACTATATGACTCAATGGATGGTACTACTAAGGACACTTGTCCGTTTTAACGGACCCAAAAATACGAGTATTACAAAAATAGCTCAAGTCAATGGTGATTGAGAAACATGCCAAATTTTCATAGTTTAACAAGTCTAAATCCTAAATAAAGACAAGAAATATAAATCTAATAGACGTAAACTCCACTGCACTGTCACGCCTCCGACAATCGATCCTGAATATCCTCTTGACTTGAGTGGgatagaaggaaaagaaaagaaagggatgAGCggaaggcccagtagggaaataaAATTAGAGCAATCAACAACGAGAAATAGAATTATAATACCAGAAGGAACCGTACTAGATTCAGGTCTCTATAAAGATTCACAGCACTCAAAGTGCCATAGAAAATAAACGTGACACATAAAAGTAAGAGTATGGATAAACAATTGCAAGGTACAATGACCAATATGCATCATGAtatgaatgcaatttacaatatatatacatttaaatattgtatatatttaaaacaacaagttgaacaattgaggcacaccgaatgccgaagcactcgttgaccaagtgtatacaagtacacataaggtcacaatcacacacaatggaggatccatttaaggaaaaTGTACCCCAAACAAGAAGGATATCCGAACACCTAAACCGGTAGTGGGTTATACATCCCACACCAAACAATGTGATacaacaacacaaccaacaattgctcacaaaacttggctcaatatatgtCATATTTACAATACAATTCAAAACATTTACATAAATTAATGACTTTGAATGAAATCACAAATTCCTCTTTAATGCATCAAAAGAAATTAATACAACTAAAATCCTTTATGCAATATTTTCATTACAAAAAATCATTGTAAAATATGATGAGTGCAAGATGGTCTAGAGGCACAATAACAGACTATGCCATAAGAACACatccatggaggaagacaaagaatcaTATATGCCAACAATTATCCatggacaacaatcaaacaattgtaggaacaatGAAGTTTAAGAATTTTGGAGGGTCCTACAATGATTCAAACAAGGCataaaaagaaattatcaagAGGATAAAAGTTTTTCCtacaattattaaataaaagaaaaataaagaattatCCGAGAAGGTGGTAGTTTCCCTACCTCTTATAGACACAAACTTCACAAGATTAAGCAATAATCTCCAAGTACTATCCAATGAACCAAcctaatgaaaaataatatatcatAACTTAATTTATCAAACCTAGTATCAATTTGACAAAAGCCCCAAATTACTTCAAATACCCTAAAATTATAATCTAACAAATTTCTAATTAAACTTGTATCTAATGAGATCATAGTTCTTACCAACTTGTAGAGACCTTCAAAGATAGTTCctaatagagaaaaaaaaaaaagaagaaaagagattcAAGTGTTAAATTCTTCTTTGTTGTAAGACCCAAAAAGTTAAAGTCTCTTGGTTTAGAACccattgaaataaataaaagttgtGGTGGTTTCTTACCAAAATAAGGTGGTCAGCCGGTGATCGGaggtggctgcaagtgaagttGAGATGATGGTGGAGGAAGAGGGTACACGGTAGAGTGAGGAGaataggagaaaaaaaatgtgtgatAGGGTTTAGTGTAGTATGTTCGTACACTTtaatatagaatatatatatatatatatatatatatatatatatatatattttaatctaTATAGCTCTCTCACTATAACCCTGACTTCTCTGTCcggcaaatatttttttttttatctgattaTCAAAAGGACAATCATGTCCTCAAGTTATAACAAAATTACAAACTGTCCCTTTCTCATATTTACTACTTTACCAATATTCCTATgatcagaaattctcctatgtggatcaaaagtgtggaccaagtttgtggacttgtttttcaaccatagatgtgatgggtcccataataaatgtgtagcccccacttatgttgtgattgattacaaccattggattttggtccacaaacttggtccacattttttggtccacataggagaattgcTATTCCTATGATTTACTTCCAtcaaattttaatatttctaaatttataattattataacctCTATAATACTATGTGACTCAATGGATATGACTACAAGGACATTTGTCGGTTTTAACAAACCTACAAAATACGAGATATTACACTGACCTTGCACAGTCATGGATAAACATCAGTTTTGCACGTCAACAATAATTCCTGCAGTAGTTAAGAATGACTGGCCTAGAATAAATATCAAGAATGATAAGTCAATACCtgagaaaacaaaacaacagcAATGATATTATATTCTGTCAAAATTATCTTTTAACTAGTTGCATATGAACCCAGCCAAATTCTGTCACCGTCAATGTCATTGATCATCTCATAGTTAGGGCAAATACAATGGTTTGTTATTTATTGacccaacaaaaatattgatccggtcccatctctattacacaaaaaatcaagttaAACACGTatttcaatacaatcacatcaacaaccatatcaacaaaatacaaatttctatacaatttctctttccacccaacatggaggctaacaacattccattccttcatattatccacaacaaaactatatcaaaacatcaaatattaaTACATCCACATTAAGAAAACACtaatcccaatacagccacataaacaaaacatattttacaatacaaccacatcaacaaaatacaacatctttgttaggccaataacactttaccattgcatttgtcctaaCCCAATGGGAATTTGGCTCATCTTCTATGTTGCTTTTCCGACCCGGAACCCAATTTGAGTTCTCTGTTTCACCAACATGCTTTCCATCTTCAATCTTCATCATTCGTTACcttaaaagaaacaaactttCCCTATAAACCATTCCCAACTCAAAAGATCCCGACTGTCCCATGACACTCGtgcttctctctctgtttgttCTGCTTCATAGCCGTGCAACCGAAGCAGCACCGATTTACAGTGCTCACGATTGCGAAAACAATACTTTATTCACACCCAATAGCGCATACCAGACCAATCTCAATTCTGTTCTCGCTTCTCTTTCCAATAATGCAAGTACCAGTAATGGATTCTACAATACAACTGCTGGTCAATCCCCTCCTGATAGGGTATTTGGACTCTTCCTCTGCCGTGGAGATGTTAACGCAAGTACTTGTCAAGAATGTGTCACTACTGCATCCAGAGAGATACTTCAACGTTGCCCATCACAGAAAGAATCCTACATATGGTTCGACGAGTGCTTGCTTCGTTACTCTAACCGGTCCTTCTTTTCTATAGCGAGTCTTCTGCCGCAGTTTAATATATCTGATTCTGAGGATGTGGAGGACCCAGATCTCTTTAATCAGTTGTTGGCAACAGTCATGAATGACTTGGCTGCTGAAGTTGCAAGTGATAGTTCCGGGAAAAAGTTTGCGACTAATGAAAAGGAATTTACCAGTTCACAGACACTGTACAGCCTGGTTCAGTGCACGCCGGATATATCTGAGGCTGGTTGCAAAACATGTATGGAAATTGCAACTGGTTCTCTTCCATATTGTTGTACAGGAAAACAAGGTGGAAGGTTTTTGCTGCCGAGCTGCTATGCTAGATTTGGATTGTACCCATTTTACCAAGTTAATGCCACAGATCGGCCACCATCACCCAATTCGAAAGGTgaagatttttatttaatatcgGTTTGAaaagttttaatctttttcaATTCATGATATGTGGGTGCCAATACTTGTGTTAGGGAAAAGGAAGATCTCTTCACAGGTGATTATTGCCATTGTTGTTCCAATATTGGTCTCCATGGTGTTGGTCGTCGTGGGCATCGGTttcataagaagaagaaaagcaaggaAGAACTACAATATTGCAGAAGAACGAAATGGTAATGACTAATGAATATGTCCATTTAATCCTTGTTTTAAGCTACTTTGATGTAGGACTAGTGGCAAAGCAATTACAAAGAAGCCGACTAGGTAGGATTGGAAaatgttttgttgttgttgtcagGACTTGTGCTACGCCATTAATCTCACCCTAttttttgcaaattccattgtttAGGTCAATTTTTTGGAATATTGATCGTAATTTTACTTTCCGCCTGTGTCATACTTGCATGATTTATCACTTTGGTTTTCTGGTGAACATCATTTCTGGGTCACTTTTACTCATTGGATCTACAGTTGGGGATGAAATGACACATATAGGGTCTCTGCAATTCGATTTCGACACAATTGAAGCTGCCACTAACTACTTCTCTGATGATAACAAGATAGGAAGGGGCGGATTTGGTGAGGTCTACAAGGTGAGAAATTACTGTCTCTCGCACAATTTACTGCAGAGAATATATGTATCAGTAGTATTGAATATGGTTTGTTACAGGGAAGGCTATTAAATGGACAAGAAATTGCAGTGAAAAGGCTATCTAAAAACTCGGGCCAAGGTGCAGAAGAATTTAAGAATGAAGTTGTATTGGTAGCCAAGCTTCAACACAGAAATCTAGTGAGGCTATTGGGTTTCTGCATGCGaggagaagagaagatactCATATATGAATATTTGCCCAACAAAAGTCTCGACAACTTTCTCTTCGGTATGTCTCCAGGATAAGGACtagaaagaagaacaaaattctCATTTATGTTCTTTACACTAATATTGATGAATAATTTCCAGATCCTGAAAGGCAAGGGCGATTGGATTGGTCGAGACGTTACAAAATCATAGAAGGTATAGCAAGAGGAATTCTTTATCTTCATGAAGATTCTCGGCTACGAATCATACATCGTGATCTTAAAACGAGCAATATTTTGTTGGATGAAAATTTGGATGCGAAAATATCTGATTTTGGCATGGCAAGGATTTTTGGTGCAGAACAAACTCAAGGAACTACAAGAAGAATTGCAGGGACATTGTAAGCTTTGAATCCTTTTCTCAACATTACTGTCTGATCGAATGACCTTATTGCACTGATGGTTCTGGTATGTAGTGGTTATATGTCTCCAGAGTATGCAATGCACGGGCGATTCTCAGTGAAGTCGGATGTGTTCAGTTTTGGGGTTCTGATTCTAGAAATCATCAGCGGCAAGAAAAACAGTCGGTTCTTTCAATCTGACAGTGGTGATGACCTATTGAGCTATGTAAGTTTCAAGCCATTATTATTGATATCATTCTCGAACGTTGATAAGATCCTTCCATTTAGCAGCACCTTAGGATGGCATAGCCTTAAGTTAAGGGCGCCATGGATAAACATATaaatttttctttctaattgTAACTAAATCTTCGATGTTTTTTTCGAGAATGATTGAAGCATTCTTGCCAAGAACATTAATATGTCCCAATGAAAGAAACTTTTTACAGAGATTGGGTACTTAATGTGGCAGGCTTGGAAGCACTGGAGAAA includes the following:
- the LOC119989065 gene encoding cysteine-rich receptor-like protein kinase 10 isoform X1: MTLVLLSLFVLLHSRATEAAPIYSAHDCENNTLFTPNSAYQTNLNSVLASLSNNASTSNGFYNTTAGQSPPDRVFGLFLCRGDVNASTCQECVTTASREILQRCPSQKESYIWFDECLLRYSNRSFFSIASLLPQFNISDSEDVEDPDLFNQLLATVMNDLAAEVASDSSGKKFATNEKEFTSSQTLYSLVQCTPDISEAGCKTCMEIATGSLPYCCTGKQGGRFLLPSCYARFGLYPFYQVNATDRPPSPNSKGKRKISSQVIIAIVVPILVSMVLVVVGIGFIRRRKARKNYNIAEERNVGDEMTHIGSLQFDFDTIEAATNYFSDDNKIGRGGFGEVYKGRLLNGQEIAVKRLSKNSGQGAEEFKNEVVLVAKLQHRNLVRLLGFCMRGEEKILIYEYLPNKSLDNFLFDPERQGRLDWSRRYKIIEGIARGILYLHEDSRLRIIHRDLKTSNILLDENLDAKISDFGMARIFGAEQTQGTTRRIAGTFGYMSPEYAMHGRFSVKSDVFSFGVLILEIISGKKNSRFFQSDSGDDLLSYAWKHWRKGTTSEILDPTLEDSYLKPKFIRCIRIALSCVQEDPADRPTMVSVVLMLSSSSITIPLPHKPAYFPGNRKEIKDATTESSYQSTNKSIPSSTNEISLTEPHPR
- the LOC119989065 gene encoding cysteine-rich receptor-like protein kinase 10 isoform X2, producing the protein MTLVLLSLFVLLHSRATEAAPIYSAHDCENNTLFTPNSAYQTNLNSVLASLSNNASTSNGFYNTTAGQSPPDRVFGLFLCRGDVNASTCQECVTTASREILQRCPSQKESYIWFDECLLRYSNRSFFSIASLLPQFNISDSEDVEDPDLFNQLLATVMNDLAAEVASDSSGKKFATNEKEFTSSQTLYSLVQCTPDISEAGCKTCMEIATGSLPYCCTGKQGGRFLLPSCYARFGLYPFYQVNATDRPPSPNSKGKRKISSQVIIAIVVPILVSMVLVVVGIGFIRRRKARKNYNIAEERNVGDEMTHIGSLQFDFDTIEAATNYFSDDNKIGRGGFGEVYKGRLLNGQEIAVKRLSKNSGQGAEEFKNEVVLVAKLQHRNLVRLLGFCMRGEEKILIYEYLPNKSLDNFLFDPERQGRLDWSRRYKIIEEQTQGTTRRIAGTFGYMSPEYAMHGRFSVKSDVFSFGVLILEIISGKKNSRFFQSDSGDDLLSYAWKHWRKGTTSEILDPTLEDSYLKPKFIRCIRIALSCVQEDPADRPTMVSVVLMLSSSSITIPLPHKPAYFPGNRKEIKDATTESSYQSTNKSIPSSTNEISLTEPHPR